In the Pedosphaera parvula Ellin514 genome, TCTGCTTCCTCGCCCAATCATGGCTCGCCATCTACAGCCATTGATCGCAGCTGCCATCGTGACCTTTGCAATTTGGGCATCACCTTGAGCCTTTAAAGACCCAACTCACTCAACCCCGGATGTTCGTCCGGCCGCCGCCCCAGGGGCCAATGATACTTGCGTTCCGATTCCTTGATCGGCAAATCATTGATGCTCGCATAACGCAAGCGCATCAGGCCATTCTCATCGAATTCCCAATTCTCATTCCCGTACGATCGAAACCAATTTCCCGAGTCATCGTGTGATTCATAAGCAAAGCGCACCGCAATGCGATTGCCGCCAAAAGCCCACAACTCCTTGATCAACCGATAATCCAGCTCCTTCGCCCACTTGCGCCTGAGAAAGGCAATAATCTCCTCCCTGCCATTCGCAAACTCCGCGCGATTTCTCCACCGCGAATCCACCGTGTAAGCCAGCGCCACCTTCTCCGCGTCACGCGTGTTCCAGCCATCCTCAGCCAGGC is a window encoding:
- a CDS encoding DUF1348 family protein, producing the protein MADQKKVVVEARPPLPPFTLETAKQKVRLAEDGWNTRDAEKVALAYTVDSRWRNRAEFANGREEIIAFLRRKWAKELDYRLIKELWAFGGNRIAVRFAYESHDDSGNWFRSYGNENWEFDENGLMRLRYASINDLPIKESERKYHWPLGRRPDEHPGLSELGL